A region of Eschrichtius robustus isolate mEscRob2 chromosome 19, mEscRob2.pri, whole genome shotgun sequence DNA encodes the following proteins:
- the IRX5 gene encoding iroquois-class homeodomain protein IRX-5, which translates to MSYPQGYLYQPSASLALYSCPAYSTSVISGPRTDELGRSSSGSAFSPYAGSTAFTAPSPGYNSHLQYGADPAAAAAAAFSSYVGSPYDHTPGMAGSLGYHPYAAPLGSYPYGDPAYRKNATRDATATLKAWLNEHRKNPYPTKGEKIMLAIITKMTLTQVSTWFANARRRLKKENKMTWTPRNRSEDEEEEENIDLEKNDEDEPQKPEDKGDPEGPDAGGAEQKTASGCERLQGPPTPAGKETEGSLSDSDFKEPPSEGRLDALPGPPRAGGPSPAGPAAARLAEDPAPHYSSGAPAPGPHPAAGELPPGPGGPSVIHSPPPPPPPPQAVLAKPKLWSLAEIATSSDKVKDGGGGSEGSPCPPCPPCPGPVAGQALGGSRASPAPAPSRSPSAQCPFPGGTVLSRPLYYTAPFYPGYTNYGSFGHLHGHPGPGPGPTTGPSSHFNGLNQTVLNRADALAKDPKMLRSQSQLDLCKDSPYELKKGMSDI; encoded by the exons ATGTCCTACCCTCAGGGCTACTTGTACCAGCCGTCCGCCTCGCTGGCGCTCTACTCGTGCCCGGCGTACAGCACCAGCGTCATCTCGGGGCCCCGCACGGATGAGCTCGGGCGCTCGTCGTCGGGCTCCGCGTTCTCGCCCTACGCCGGCTCCACCGCCTTCACGGCGCCCTCGCCGGGCTACAACTCGCACCTCCAGTACGGCGCCGACCCCGCGGCGGCAGCAGCCGCCGCCTTCTCTTCGTACGTG GGCTCTCCCTACGACCATACACCCGGCATGGCAGGCTCCCTGGGGTACCACCCGTACGCAGCACCCCTGGGCTCGTACCCTTACGGGGACCCCGCGTACCGGAAGAACGCCACGCGAGACGCCACCGCTACACTGAAGGCCTGGCTCAACGAGCACCGCAAGAACCCCTACCCCACCAAGGGCGAGAAGATCATGCTGGCCATCATCACCAAGATGACCCTCACCCAGGTGTCCACCTGGTTCGCCAACGCGCGCCGGCGCCTCAAGAAGGAGAACAAGATGACGTGGACGCCGCGGAACCGCAgcgaggacgaggaggaggaagagaacatTGATCTGGAGAAGAACGACGAGGATGAGCCCCAGAAGCCCGAGGACAAGGGCGACCCGGAGGGCCCCGATGCAG GAGGAGCAGAGCAGAAGACGGCTTCAGGCTGTGAACGGCTGCAGGGGCCGCCCACCCCCGCCGGCAAAGAGACCGAGGGTAGCCTCAGCGACTCGGATTTTAAAGAGCCGCCGTCCGAGGGCCGCCTCGACGCGCTGCCCGGGCCCCCCCGCGCCGGCGGGCCCTCCCCGGCCGGGCCTGCGGCAGCTCGGCTGGCCGAGGACCCGGCCCCTCACTACTCCTCGGGCGCGCCGGCTCCGGGCCCACACCCAGCCGCGGGAGAGCTGCCCCCCGGTCCCGGAGGGCCCTCGGTCATACACTcgccgccaccgccaccgcctcCGCCTCAGGCGGTGCTCGCCAAGCCCAAACTGTGGTCTCTGGCGGAGATCGCCACATCCTCGGACAAGGTCAAGGACGGGGGCGGCGGGAGCGAGGGCTCTCCGTGCCCACCGTGCCCACCGTGCCCCGGGCCCGTAGCCGGGCAAGCCCTAGGAGGCAGCCGCGCGTCACCAGCACCGGCGCCATCGCGCTCGCCCTCGGCTCAGTGTCCCTTTCCAGGCGGGACAGTGCTGTCCCGGCCTCTGTACTATACGGCGCCCTTCTATCCTGGCTACACGAACTATGGCTCCTTCGGACACCTTCATGGCCACCCGGGGCCCGGGCCAGGCCCTACAACGGGTCCGAGCTCGCATTTCAATGGATTAAACCAGACCGTGTTGAACCGAGCGGACGCTTTGGCTAAAGACCCGAAAATGTTGCGGAGCCAGTCCCAGCTAGACCTGTGCAAAGACTCTCCCTATGAATTGAAGAAAGGTATGTCCGACATTTAA